In Geobacter anodireducens, a genomic segment contains:
- a CDS encoding efflux transporter periplasmic adaptor subunit, protein MLFTRKIMLPLVALLLALAAAGCQKQGAEAPKGDGHDHAAEAKVEYTCPMHPFIIKDKPGSCPICGMDLVKKVAGAGADAKELEKLAQVAVPTTQMVMANVATQPVTAKSLQKEITATGIVAYDQRRQAKVTAWVAGRIDRLNVNAVGDFVSRGRPVAELYSPDLVSAQQEYLLALKSRDRLKDSPIASISQGGQGLVASARQRLLLMGVKEQQIAGLEKAGQPNIKLPVYTPLSGVVIEKIAIEGQYVNMGDPLFTIADLSTVWVEAEIYESDVSFVKVGQRVEVTTASWPGRTFAGRISLVYPFLDPKTRTIKARIELSNPGLKLKPDMFVNAAIKMPLGTAVVVPVAAVMDTGTRQVVWVQVKEGTFEPRDVKVGARVGDEVQLLSGLKAGEVIACSGAYLIDSESQLRGGSGSHAGHEGMPGMEKEGAKQAPAAPPARKNDMSMDDMKM, encoded by the coding sequence ATGTTGTTCACGAGGAAAATCATGCTGCCGCTGGTGGCGCTTCTGCTGGCCCTGGCCGCCGCCGGCTGCCAGAAGCAGGGGGCCGAAGCCCCCAAAGGGGACGGCCATGACCACGCCGCCGAGGCCAAGGTCGAGTACACCTGCCCCATGCACCCCTTCATCATCAAGGACAAGCCCGGATCATGCCCCATCTGCGGCATGGACCTGGTGAAAAAGGTTGCCGGAGCCGGCGCCGACGCCAAGGAGTTGGAGAAGCTCGCCCAAGTAGCCGTCCCCACCACCCAGATGGTGATGGCCAACGTGGCGACCCAGCCCGTGACGGCCAAAAGCCTGCAAAAGGAGATCACTGCCACGGGGATCGTGGCCTACGACCAGCGGCGTCAGGCCAAGGTGACCGCCTGGGTGGCGGGGCGGATCGACCGGCTCAACGTCAATGCGGTCGGTGACTTCGTCTCCAGGGGACGGCCGGTGGCGGAACTCTATTCGCCCGATCTCGTCTCGGCCCAGCAGGAGTATCTCCTGGCCCTCAAGAGCCGCGACCGACTCAAGGACTCTCCCATCGCCTCCATCTCCCAGGGGGGGCAGGGGCTCGTGGCCTCGGCCCGGCAGCGCCTGCTGCTCATGGGGGTGAAGGAACAGCAGATCGCCGGGCTGGAGAAGGCGGGACAGCCCAACATCAAGCTCCCCGTCTATACCCCACTCTCCGGCGTGGTGATCGAAAAGATCGCCATCGAAGGGCAGTACGTGAACATGGGCGATCCCCTCTTCACCATCGCCGACCTCTCCACGGTCTGGGTCGAGGCCGAGATCTACGAGAGCGACGTCTCCTTCGTCAAGGTGGGGCAGCGGGTCGAGGTGACCACTGCCTCGTGGCCGGGCAGGACCTTTGCGGGGCGCATCTCCCTGGTCTACCCGTTCCTCGATCCCAAGACCCGGACCATCAAGGCCCGGATCGAGCTCTCCAATCCGGGGCTGAAGCTGAAGCCCGACATGTTCGTCAATGCTGCCATCAAGATGCCCCTGGGCACGGCCGTTGTCGTCCCCGTTGCGGCGGTGATGGATACCGGCACCCGGCAGGTGGTCTGGGTCCAGGTGAAGGAGGGGACCTTCGAGCCCCGCGACGTGAAGGTGGGGGCGAGGGTCGGCGACGAGGTGCAGCTGCTTTCCGGCCTGAAGGCAGGCGAAGTGATCGCCTGCTCCGGCGCGTATCTCATCGACTCCGAGTCGCAGTTGCGGGGCGGTTCCGGCTCCCATGCGGGCCACGAAGGGATGCCCGGCATGGAGAAGGAGGGGGCGAAACAGGCTCCGGCCGCGCCTCCCGCCAGGAAGAACGACATGAGCATGGATGACATGAAGATGTGA
- a CDS encoding RND transporter, producing MITRILRTLLASVACVLLLAGPARSGDAPAAEDLNSLVSRALSVNPELKASEARWEMFRNRVAQAGALADPMLMFKLQNFLLRDPLDSRRDPMTQRVIGISQELPFWGKRALKAEIADREAEALRWQVEERKLELARMVKETWYQLYLVDRELDIVERNIRVMDDFVTLAETRYSVGQGAQQDVFKGQVERSRMLDMQIALAQQRTSLQATLNTLLFRPAETPVGRVPDLDIRPVSLSAIELRALAEENRPQFRSLRAQLEKGAAGHRLASLEAFPDVTLSLEYMQRDPSMDDRGYDMYSVGLTFNLPVQRERRRAMARESVADTDMARAELNTLNNAIALGIADSLARLERSEKLAQLYRTGIIPQAEQSLESATIGYRVGKVDFLSLLDARVTVFNYERQYHEALAEHGMRRAQLEALVGRELE from the coding sequence ATGATCACTCGCATCCTGAGGACCCTTCTCGCATCGGTGGCGTGCGTCCTGCTCCTTGCCGGCCCGGCCCGGTCCGGCGATGCACCGGCGGCGGAGGATCTGAACTCCCTGGTGAGCCGCGCCCTTTCCGTCAACCCGGAGCTCAAGGCCTCAGAGGCCCGGTGGGAGATGTTCCGCAACCGCGTGGCCCAGGCCGGTGCCCTGGCCGACCCCATGCTCATGTTCAAGCTCCAGAACTTCCTTCTGCGCGACCCCCTGGACAGCCGGCGGGACCCCATGACCCAGCGGGTGATCGGCATCTCCCAGGAGCTTCCCTTCTGGGGCAAGCGGGCCCTGAAGGCCGAGATCGCCGACCGGGAGGCCGAGGCCCTCAGGTGGCAGGTGGAGGAGCGCAAGCTGGAGCTGGCCCGCATGGTCAAGGAAACCTGGTACCAGCTCTACCTGGTTGATCGGGAGCTGGATATCGTGGAACGCAACATCCGGGTGATGGACGACTTCGTCACCCTGGCCGAAACCCGTTACTCGGTGGGGCAGGGGGCCCAGCAGGACGTGTTCAAGGGGCAGGTGGAGCGTTCCCGGATGCTCGACATGCAGATCGCCCTCGCGCAGCAGCGCACGAGCCTCCAGGCCACCCTCAACACCCTCCTCTTCAGGCCGGCCGAGACCCCGGTGGGGCGTGTGCCCGACCTGGATATCCGTCCCGTTTCCCTCTCCGCCATCGAATTGCGTGCCCTGGCCGAGGAGAACCGTCCCCAGTTCAGGAGCCTGCGGGCCCAACTGGAAAAGGGGGCGGCAGGGCATCGGCTGGCCAGCCTGGAAGCGTTCCCGGACGTGACCCTCTCCCTTGAGTACATGCAGCGGGACCCCTCCATGGATGATCGGGGATACGACATGTACTCGGTGGGGCTCACCTTCAATCTGCCGGTGCAGCGGGAGCGCCGCCGCGCCATGGCCCGGGAGTCCGTGGCCGACACGGACATGGCCCGGGCCGAGCTGAACACCCTGAACAATGCCATTGCCTTGGGCATCGCCGACAGCCTGGCCAGGCTGGAACGCAGCGAAAAGCTGGCGCAGCTCTACCGCACGGGGATCATCCCCCAGGCCGAGCAGTCGCTGGAATCTGCCACCATCGGCTACCGGGTGGGGAAGGTCGATTTCCTCTCCCTGCTGGACGCCCGGGTCACGGTCTTCAATTACGAACGCCAGTACCACGAGGCCCTGGCCGAGCACGGCATGCGCCGCGCCCAGTTGGAGGCGCTGGTGGGGAGGGAACTGGAGTGA
- a CDS encoding homocysteine methyltransferase, which translates to MTDHLSFSAFLAEAPVILGEGAVIERLRRAGVDLDPWLVNSALVYDPAGRSALATICREYLDIGARHDLPLLLSTPTWRASRERIEAAGLAGRDVNGDNFRFLDELRRSYGAYGRKVLICGLMSCRGDAYRPAEALSEDEAREFHSWQADALAAAGVDFLLAATLPALGEAVGLARAMAATGMPHVVSVVVRPGGTLLDGTPLREAVAALDAAVSPRPVAYLVNCTHASFFRSALLHETNSSPLVRQRVVGLLANTAALSPEELDNAAELVEESPGTFGRSVAALHRDLGMKVLGGCCGTDGRHIECLAAELSGTAAR; encoded by the coding sequence ATGACTGACCACTTGTCGTTTTCCGCGTTTCTGGCGGAGGCCCCCGTGATCCTCGGCGAAGGGGCGGTCATCGAGCGCCTGCGCCGGGCCGGAGTGGACCTGGACCCCTGGCTGGTGAATTCGGCCCTCGTGTACGACCCCGCCGGCCGCTCCGCCTTGGCAACCATCTGTCGCGAGTACCTGGACATCGGGGCGCGTCACGATCTGCCGCTGCTCCTGTCCACCCCCACCTGGCGGGCCAGCCGGGAGCGGATCGAGGCGGCCGGACTGGCCGGCAGGGACGTGAACGGCGACAATTTCCGGTTTCTGGACGAGCTTCGGCGGAGCTACGGCGCCTACGGCCGGAAGGTCCTCATCTGCGGCCTCATGAGCTGCCGGGGAGATGCCTACCGGCCGGCCGAGGCCCTGTCGGAGGATGAAGCCCGCGAGTTTCACTCCTGGCAGGCCGATGCCCTGGCCGCCGCCGGAGTGGATTTCCTCCTGGCCGCCACGCTCCCCGCCCTGGGCGAGGCCGTGGGGCTGGCCCGGGCCATGGCGGCCACGGGCATGCCCCACGTGGTGAGCGTCGTGGTGCGGCCCGGGGGGACGCTCCTGGACGGCACGCCGCTGCGGGAGGCGGTGGCGGCCCTGGATGCCGCCGTGAGCCCCCGGCCCGTGGCCTATCTGGTGAACTGCACCCATGCCTCGTTTTTCCGGAGCGCGCTCCTGCACGAGACCAACTCGTCGCCCCTGGTGCGCCAACGGGTGGTGGGGCTGCTGGCCAATACCGCGGCCCTTTCCCCCGAGGAACTGGACAATGCGGCCGAACTGGTGGAGGAGTCCCCCGGGACCTTTGGCCGCTCCGTGGCCGCCCTTCACCGGGACCTGGGGATGAAGGTGCTGGGCGGCTGCTGTGGCACCGACGGCCGGCACATCGAATGTCTGGCGGCTGAGCTCTCCGGCACCGCCGCCCGGTAA
- a CDS encoding ATP-dependent DNA helicase RecG — protein sequence MPVMKRSEDGSLLIPADLLGPLGLAPGDRVAVEADAEGRLVLTRSAAREPSAEGSLRQAIARKNLETPMQFIKGVGPKMAEILARKGIVTVEDALYLLPNRYEDRRQVVPMNRLRPGETCVFTGEVVSADVVTTKGGRRFFEVMARDASGVMSFKWFNYHAAFMRKAWQPGRRGIFTGQVTQYGLQREVHHPDVDWLAEGEAVEAAMARDPVGFGRLVPVYPLTEGLNQKALRKVMKEVVDRFAPCVESALPARVIRERALLPLAEALGAVHFPAADADPRALEEGRDPAHRTLIFDEFFFLELGLALKRRGVTLEQGIAFSVNHTYTKPLLKLLPFALTEAQRRVLAEIKADMMAPHPMHRLVQGDVGCGKTLVALLAALVAVENGCQVAIMAPTEILAEQHYLNIHRWCEQLGVTVALLTSSLKGKARAGALERVARGEAQIVIGTHAVIQDKVEFHRLGLGIVDEQHRFGVLQRGLLRKKGENPDILVMTATPIPRTLAMTVFGDLSLSVIDELPPGRTPVETKICTDSRRRQVYGIIRDEVGSGHQAYVIYPLVEESEKSELKAATQMAEHLANDVFPDLRLGVLHGRMKPEEKEAVMRSFKEREIDILVSTTVIEVGIDVPNATVMVIEHAERFGLSQLHQLRGRVGRGSATSRCILMASDRLSDDGVKRLRVMESTTDGFRIAEADLEIRGPGDFLGTRQAGIPDFRVANILRDGRILEEARAEAFDLAERDPELRAPGHEPLREELARRWGGRLELAGVA from the coding sequence ATGCCCGTGATGAAGAGGTCTGAAGACGGTTCGCTCCTGATCCCCGCCGATCTGCTGGGGCCCCTCGGACTTGCGCCCGGCGACCGGGTGGCGGTGGAGGCGGACGCAGAGGGGCGCCTGGTGCTGACCCGGTCGGCGGCCCGGGAGCCGTCGGCTGAGGGGAGCCTCCGGCAGGCCATTGCGCGCAAGAACCTTGAGACCCCCATGCAGTTCATCAAGGGGGTGGGGCCGAAGATGGCCGAGATCCTGGCGCGGAAGGGGATCGTCACCGTGGAGGATGCCCTCTACCTGCTCCCGAACCGCTACGAGGACCGCCGCCAGGTGGTGCCCATGAACCGGCTCCGCCCCGGTGAGACCTGCGTGTTCACGGGGGAAGTGGTATCGGCCGACGTGGTGACCACCAAGGGGGGGCGCCGCTTCTTCGAGGTGATGGCGCGGGATGCGAGCGGTGTCATGTCCTTCAAGTGGTTCAACTACCATGCGGCGTTCATGCGCAAGGCCTGGCAGCCGGGCCGGCGGGGAATCTTCACCGGCCAGGTGACCCAGTACGGTCTCCAGCGGGAGGTACATCATCCGGACGTTGACTGGCTGGCCGAGGGGGAGGCGGTGGAGGCGGCCATGGCGCGGGACCCGGTGGGATTCGGCCGGCTGGTGCCGGTCTATCCGCTCACCGAGGGGCTGAACCAGAAGGCGCTGCGCAAGGTCATGAAGGAGGTCGTGGACCGCTTCGCCCCCTGCGTGGAGAGCGCCCTGCCGGCCCGGGTGATCCGTGAGCGGGCGCTGCTGCCCCTGGCCGAGGCCCTGGGAGCGGTCCACTTTCCGGCTGCCGACGCCGACCCCCGTGCCCTGGAGGAGGGGCGGGACCCGGCCCACCGGACCCTGATTTTCGACGAATTCTTCTTCCTGGAACTGGGCCTGGCGCTCAAGCGGCGGGGGGTGACCCTGGAGCAGGGAATCGCGTTTTCCGTGAACCACACGTACACCAAGCCGCTCCTGAAGCTGCTTCCCTTTGCCCTGACCGAGGCCCAGCGCCGGGTCCTGGCCGAGATCAAGGCCGACATGATGGCGCCCCACCCCATGCACCGGCTGGTGCAGGGGGACGTGGGCTGCGGCAAGACCCTGGTGGCGCTCCTGGCTGCGCTGGTGGCGGTGGAGAACGGCTGCCAGGTGGCCATCATGGCTCCCACCGAGATCCTGGCCGAGCAGCACTACCTGAACATCCACCGCTGGTGCGAGCAGTTGGGGGTGACCGTGGCGCTCCTCACGTCGTCCCTGAAGGGGAAGGCCCGGGCCGGGGCGCTGGAGCGGGTGGCGCGGGGCGAAGCGCAGATCGTGATCGGTACCCACGCGGTGATCCAGGACAAGGTGGAGTTCCACCGGCTGGGGCTCGGCATCGTGGACGAGCAGCACCGTTTCGGCGTGCTCCAGCGGGGGCTCCTGCGCAAGAAGGGGGAAAATCCGGACATCCTGGTGATGACCGCCACCCCGATCCCGCGCACCCTGGCCATGACCGTGTTCGGCGACCTGTCCCTGTCGGTCATCGACGAGCTCCCGCCGGGCCGCACCCCGGTGGAGACGAAGATTTGCACCGATTCCCGCCGCCGGCAGGTCTACGGCATCATCCGCGACGAAGTGGGGTCCGGGCATCAGGCCTACGTCATCTACCCCCTGGTGGAGGAGTCGGAGAAGAGCGAACTCAAGGCGGCCACCCAGATGGCCGAACACCTGGCCAATGACGTGTTCCCGGATCTGCGCCTCGGCGTTCTCCACGGCCGGATGAAGCCCGAGGAGAAGGAGGCGGTGATGCGTTCCTTCAAGGAACGGGAGATCGACATCCTGGTTTCCACCACGGTCATCGAGGTGGGGATCGACGTGCCCAATGCCACGGTGATGGTGATCGAGCACGCGGAGCGGTTCGGCCTTTCCCAGCTCCACCAGTTGCGGGGGAGGGTGGGGCGCGGCAGCGCTACGTCCCGCTGCATCCTCATGGCGTCGGACCGGTTGTCCGATGACGGGGTCAAGCGGCTGCGGGTGATGGAATCAACCACCGACGGCTTCAGGATCGCCGAGGCTGATCTGGAGATCAGGGGGCCGGGCGATTTCCTCGGCACCCGCCAGGCGGGCATCCCTGACTTCCGCGTGGCCAACATCCTGCGGGACGGCCGCATCCTGGAAGAGGCCCGGGCCGAGGCCTTTGATCTGGCGGAGCGGGACCCTGAGCTGCGGGCCCCCGGCCACGAGCCGCTCCGGGAGGAGCTGGCGCGGCGCTGGGGCGGCCGGCTGGAACTGGCCGGGGTGGCCTGA
- a CDS encoding RNA-binding protein, translated as MAKELYVGHMSYEATEDDLRRLFSVAGTVTSVHIITDPETGRSKGCGYVRMLTEEEAKEAIETLDGALLRNRVITVSVARPQKQATRPAPRRGKPGPAGRSGKKRPS; from the coding sequence ATGGCTAAAGAGCTCTATGTGGGGCATATGTCGTACGAAGCAACGGAGGACGATCTGCGGCGGCTGTTTTCGGTGGCCGGAACGGTGACGTCGGTCCACATCATCACCGATCCCGAAACGGGTCGGTCCAAGGGGTGCGGCTACGTGAGGATGCTCACCGAGGAGGAGGCAAAAGAGGCGATCGAGACCCTTGACGGCGCCCTGCTCAGGAACAGGGTGATCACCGTGAGCGTGGCACGCCCCCAGAAACAGGCCACCCGTCCCGCTCCCCGCCGCGGGAAGCCCGGACCGGCGGGCAGGTCCGGTAAAAAACGGCCGTCGTAA
- a CDS encoding glyoxalase: MAGASVSIQLAVADLDATEAFYVGILELDVNRALTARGAPEHLELHSGAWEIIFVEEDAVVQAHPFLGERLEEYPKGVGMTIHVQVQGIEDIFDAVVEEGLDVVYPLEEKPYGVKQFWCFDPDGYLLVVEEPHRQRRNGSVRKSEGA; this comes from the coding sequence GTGGCCGGAGCCTCCGTCTCGATCCAACTGGCGGTGGCCGACCTGGACGCCACCGAGGCCTTTTACGTGGGGATCCTTGAGCTGGACGTGAACCGCGCCCTTACCGCCCGCGGCGCGCCCGAGCATCTGGAGCTGCACAGCGGTGCCTGGGAGATCATCTTCGTGGAGGAGGATGCCGTGGTCCAGGCCCACCCCTTTCTGGGCGAGCGCCTGGAGGAGTACCCCAAGGGGGTGGGGATGACGATCCATGTGCAGGTGCAGGGGATCGAGGATATCTTCGACGCGGTGGTGGAGGAGGGGCTCGACGTGGTCTATCCCCTGGAGGAAAAGCCCTACGGCGTCAAGCAGTTCTGGTGCTTCGACCCGGACGGCTACCTGCTGGTGGTGGAGGAGCCGCACCGGCAGCGCCGGAACGGCAGTGTGCGGAAAAGCGAAGGGGCGTGA
- a CDS encoding cytochrome C biogenesis protein, whose amino-acid sequence MESTNITFVGAFVAGLLSFLSPCVLPLIPSFITYITGLSFADIQAEHPTHEVRQQTIAHSLLFIAGFTFVFVLLGASATFIGGFLHEHMDVIRKVGGALIVIFGIHVSGLVPIHLLLGEKRLHVHRKPAGYLGSFLVGLAFAAGWTPCIGPILASILMVAATEETVTKGILLLFTYSMGLAIPFFLSSLAMHQFLTFFNRFKKHIRILEIVTGLFLVIVGVMIFTNYLSVLSRYTMKWFGGM is encoded by the coding sequence ATGGAATCAACCAACATAACCTTTGTGGGCGCCTTCGTGGCGGGGCTTCTTTCCTTCCTCTCCCCCTGCGTGCTGCCGCTCATCCCGTCCTTCATAACCTACATCACCGGCCTCTCCTTCGCCGACATCCAGGCCGAGCACCCGACCCATGAGGTGCGGCAGCAGACCATTGCCCACTCGCTCCTCTTCATCGCCGGATTCACCTTCGTCTTCGTGCTTCTCGGCGCCTCGGCGACCTTTATCGGCGGATTCCTCCACGAGCACATGGACGTGATCCGCAAGGTGGGTGGCGCGCTGATCGTGATCTTCGGCATCCACGTGTCGGGCCTCGTGCCCATCCATCTCCTGCTGGGGGAAAAACGGCTCCACGTCCACCGCAAGCCGGCCGGGTACCTGGGGAGCTTCCTGGTGGGGCTCGCCTTTGCCGCCGGCTGGACCCCCTGCATCGGACCGATCCTGGCTTCCATCCTCATGGTGGCCGCCACCGAAGAGACCGTGACCAAGGGGATCCTTCTCCTGTTCACCTATTCCATGGGGCTGGCCATTCCGTTCTTCCTGTCGTCCCTGGCCATGCACCAGTTCCTGACCTTCTTCAACCGCTTCAAGAAGCATATCCGCATCCTGGAGATCGTCACCGGCCTCTTCCTGGTCATCGTCGGCGTGATGATCTTCACCAACTACCTGAGCGTCCTTTCCCGCTACACCATGAAGTGGTTCGGGGGGATGTAG